The stretch of DNA TAATAGGTGTATTCCATCGGTATGGCATTTCCGATGGTTTAATAAACTCACGACACCATTTATAATAAGCGACATCAGTTGAAATCAATACCTTCTCCCTACCGTGCTTCATACAATGCTTCACAAGGTATACCTTTTCATTTTCAATAATTACTTTAGCTTCTACCTTACGCAGACAGGTTGAACAGATACTGTTTGTTAGTTCATAAAATAAATAGGGACGGTTAGGCATGAATTTCTCTCCTTTTTTCGGTTTGTGTTTTACTAATCAGCCACAGGTAATACGTAATTCCTAGTAAACTAGCAAGTTGGATATTATTTAGAATCCAGTAAGGATGTGGAGTTGGTTTGATAAAATCAATCATTAGACGAAAGAGAAGATACCCTAGCATAAATAATTGAAATAACAGCCCTTCCCACCCTATCTGTTTTCTTTTTAAATAAAGAAGAAAGACGATAAGGATGCCTAAGAAAGCGATTTCATACAATTGAGTGGGATGCCTAAGAATACCATCTCCAAAATCTACGCCCGTTGCCCATGTGGTTGGAACACCATAGGTATGATCATCTAAACCAGTTAAGAAGCAGCCAATTCTTCCGATCATCATTCCAACAGAAAGAGGTAAAACGAAATCATCCCCCGTTGAACGCGTCCATCCAATGCATTTCTTAGCTGTCTCCACCCCAATTAAGCCGCCTAACAATCCACCCACAATTGTTTTTCCTTCTACTAAATAAACTAGATTATTCCAGTTTTCCAGTGTCTTCACCGGGTCTTCTAACCAATATAGAAGTTTTGAACCCATGGCAGCACCTAATGTCGCACCAACTACTACCCATAGTGCTTTATCCATAGGAATTCGTTCCTTATTTCTTGTATATAAAT from Bacillus sp. SLBN-46 encodes:
- a CDS encoding prolipoprotein diacylglyceryl transferase family protein, with protein sequence MMNFPFYIFGVHPHLIFESLAYFIGFRVYLYTRNKERIPMDKALWVVVGATLGAAMGSKLLYWLEDPVKTLENWNNLVYLVEGKTIVGGLLGGLIGVETAKKCIGWTRSTGDDFVLPLSVGMMIGRIGCFLTGLDDHTYGVPTTWATGVDFGDGILRHPTQLYEIAFLGILIVFLLYLKRKQIGWEGLLFQLFMLGYLLFRLMIDFIKPTPHPYWILNNIQLASLLGITYYLWLISKTQTEKRREIHA